From Microbacterium sp. LWH11-1.2, one genomic window encodes:
- a CDS encoding ATP-binding cassette domain-containing protein encodes MSTAAISVKGVQKSYKDLHVLRGVDFEVEKGSIFALLGSNGAGKTTMVRILSTLLKADAGTASVQGVDVATDPLGVRERISLTGQFAAVDEILTGRENLVLVAKLRHLADAGKVADDLLAKFRLTDAGGRKVGTYSGGMRRRLDIAMSLVGHPEVIYLDEPTTGLDPEARIEVWDVVKELANTGTTVLLTTQYLDEAEQLADRIAILHEGRIIANGTLAELKKLLPAAKVEYVEKQPTLEEIFLTLIGPSPSTGSGTQVQKGHAA; translated from the coding sequence ATGAGCACCGCAGCCATCAGCGTGAAGGGCGTGCAGAAGTCCTACAAGGACCTGCATGTGCTGCGCGGCGTCGACTTCGAGGTCGAGAAGGGCAGCATCTTCGCCCTGCTCGGCTCGAACGGCGCCGGCAAGACCACCATGGTGCGCATCCTCTCGACCCTGCTGAAGGCGGATGCCGGCACGGCATCCGTGCAGGGCGTCGATGTCGCGACCGATCCGCTCGGCGTCCGCGAGAGGATCAGCCTCACCGGGCAGTTCGCCGCGGTCGATGAGATCCTCACCGGACGCGAGAACCTCGTGCTGGTCGCGAAGCTGCGCCACCTCGCCGACGCCGGGAAGGTCGCCGACGATCTGCTGGCGAAATTCCGTCTGACGGATGCCGGTGGACGCAAGGTCGGCACCTACTCGGGCGGCATGCGCCGCCGGCTCGACATCGCGATGAGCCTGGTCGGACACCCCGAGGTCATCTACCTCGACGAGCCGACCACGGGCCTCGACCCCGAAGCCCGCATCGAGGTGTGGGACGTGGTCAAGGAACTCGCGAACACCGGAACCACCGTGCTGCTCACCACGCAGTATCTCGACGAGGCGGAGCAGCTGGCCGACCGCATCGCGATCCTGCACGAGGGCCGCATCATCGCCAATGGCACCCTCGCCGAGCTGAAGAAGCTGCTCCCGGCCGCCAAGGTCGAGTACGTCGAGAAGCAGCCCACCCTCGAGGAGATCTTCCTCACCCTCATCGGCCCGTCGCCTTCGACAGGCTCAGGCACCCAGGTTCAGAAAGGACACGCAGCATGA
- a CDS encoding ABC transporter permease → MTTHFAADTATLTGRSMRHIFRSPDTIITTAVTPIALMLLFVYVFGGALKTSTGAENYVNYLLPGILLIAIASGIAYTAFRLFTDMQSGIFERFHSMPIARSSVLWAHVLTSLTANAITLAIIFGVGFLMGFRTGASPLAWLAVIGILMLFTLALTWLAIIAGLNAKTVDGASAFSYPLIFLPFISSAFVPTDTMPGPVQWFADNQPVTSIVNTIQALFAEKPVGNDIWVALAWCVGILVVAYVFAIISYRKKVS, encoded by the coding sequence ATGACCACGCACTTCGCGGCGGACACCGCGACGCTCACCGGCCGCTCCATGCGGCACATCTTCCGCAGTCCCGACACGATCATCACCACGGCGGTCACCCCGATCGCGCTGATGCTCCTGTTCGTGTACGTCTTCGGCGGCGCTCTGAAGACGAGCACCGGCGCCGAGAACTACGTGAACTACCTGCTCCCCGGCATCCTGCTCATCGCGATCGCCTCCGGTATCGCCTACACGGCGTTCCGGCTGTTCACCGACATGCAGAGCGGCATCTTCGAGCGGTTCCACTCCATGCCGATCGCCCGATCGAGCGTGCTCTGGGCGCACGTGCTCACGTCACTCACCGCCAACGCGATCACCCTGGCGATCATCTTCGGCGTCGGCTTCCTGATGGGCTTCCGCACCGGGGCGAGCCCGCTCGCATGGCTCGCCGTGATCGGCATCCTCATGCTGTTCACGCTGGCCCTCACCTGGCTGGCGATCATCGCGGGCCTGAACGCCAAGACGGTCGACGGTGCGAGTGCGTTCTCGTACCCGCTGATCTTCCTGCCGTTCATCAGCTCGGCCTTCGTGCCCACCGACACGATGCCGGGTCCGGTGCAGTGGTTCGCCGACAACCAGCCGGTCACCTCGATCGTCAACACCATCCAGGCGCTGTTCGCCGAGAAGCCCGTCGGGAACGACATCTGGGTCGCTCTCGCCTGGTGCGTCGGCATCCTCGTGGTCGCCTACGTGTTCGCGATCATCTCCTACCGGAAGAAGGTCAGTTGA